TTTTTAAGCCTAGTACGTGTACAATATAAATACTCTCCACATATATGGTGCCACCAAGGGCTAGTACTTGCGGACCGCACCCCCCTTGGTGTAAATATTTCATgcaataaaaaatcaaataccAACATTGTTATTAGTATTATGGTGTGTTATtactcacttataagtgaaatatcttttaatttcgaattttaTAAATAACGAGCTTAATAACTAATTACGGCTAATTCCGAGGGAAGGGCAAGTATTCAAGGGCGTTCAGTTCCTTGCGCGCTTCCTACTCCGAGCGTCCTCCTCTCTTTCAAGCATTCCGAACGGACGGTCCAGATCTGGTCAGGGGCGCCCCGCAAGTTGCTCGATGTTTAACAGCAAACACCCCCATAAtcctattattattataattattattatttcagtCAGTTGAATTCACCATCGTCTTCGCTTTGATCATCATCTTCGAACGACCATTCTCTCTCTGAAACGAAACGATGTCGTCGCccgagaaggagagagagtcCCAGGTTTACATGGCCAAGCTCGCCGAGCAGGCCGAGCGTTACGAAGGTCTCTCACTCACACCTCACTCTAATTATATGTACATGTAGGATTGTGAGTGTTGCAGCATTGTATCGGATCTTACAGAATTTTGTAGGAATTACGGAACGGATGCAATGCCTTCGTTTTTGTTCCATTTTTGTTGCATTGGAGGATTTCAAAGTTCTTATTATTCGACCGTTACGTTTGTAGATTTGATCATTGTGTTGGTTTGAACTTTGAGAGAATTAAATCTCATGGATTATGCTATTTAGACaaatacttatatatatatatatgtcaaagCTGGCATTGATCAGATTGTGTATGTTTCAGCATTTGTATCGAATTTAGAGAATTTGTTGTATAAAATTCTGAATGattgtttattatttgttaGATTTGATCGATTTGTTAAATATTATGGAACTTATTGTTTGGATTAATATTGAAAAATGGAAATGAATCGGACACGTGTTTTTGGCGTTCGAAATTGAATATGTGTTTTGCCGTGTGAGTGGGGTTGCTAGCtagtttgatttggttttaaatGGGTGAAGGATATCTACCCGGTGATGGTTAATTGGTCGTTTCGGTTTAGGGTTTGAtctgttggatagtggccaaattaggctaagaaacaaaacaatattgatgagggaacatcatgatgaggattatgtttccttgttttgtggcttttttgtTCCTTATTTTGTGGCTTAATTTGCTCTTGTTTtatggctttttcaaagccataattatttggctttcgggtggaagaaaggaggagaagaaaaggggttgttttttatttaaatgcctTGCCAAAGGAGAAGGAACGGATGAAGagaaaagcatccaaagagatggtgagagcatttggctctaccatgggcacgggtgagagaaatcaagagagctagagtgaaagatctcttgtgaaagaactcttggggtagagtgaggctcttgggaaaattctgtgagtgggtgtacaagggatatgggattgggttatgtcgatttaactcatgtgtaacttgtactgtttttctcatagtgaagagcaatatctctccgaggacgtaggcaggtttttgcgaacctcgtaaatttctcggtgtctttatttcttgtatttttaaactattcaactgtgggtttgtatgttggtgaagataatcagccaaggcacaacatgATCGTTCTTTTTTCGGAATACAGGGAGAATCAAATGTATACACTTTTATGCGTAATGTTGAAATGAGTCACTAGATGTATGTCAAGATGAGTTTCTCGCTGAATTGTAATGTTTACTCGATGATGCAGAAATGGTTGAGTGTATGAAGAAAGTTGCGAAACTTGACCTTGAACTGACTGTAGAGGAGAGGAATCTTCTTTCTGTGGGATACAAAAATGTCATAGGTGCTCGACGGGCCTCTTGGCGCATCATGTCTTCCATTGAGCAAAAGGAAGAGTCTAAGGGAAATGAGCACAATGTGAAACTGATCAAGGCTTACCGGGTGAAGGTGGAGGAGGAACTCTCCAAGATTTGCAATGACATTCTGTCAATCATAGACAAGCACCTGATTCCCTCTTCCAACTCTGGAGAGGCCACTGTTTTCTACTACAAGATGTGAGTCCCATTCATCATACTGCATTTGAAATTAATAATGTTTTTGTGACCAATAGTTACGTGCATGTTACAGGAAGGGTGACTATTACCGGTACCTTTCTGAGTTCAAGACCGATCAGGACAAAAAAGAGGCAGCTGATCAGTCACTCAAGGGATACGAGGCATGTTTAATCTAACCACTTTTCACAAATGGACGTTAATCAGTGATTATGTATGTTTTATTCTTTACACCACCGATCAGTTGATGTGCTCTCCAATTCCCACGTCTTTTCTCAGGCTGCATCTGCAACTGCAAACACAGATCTCCCATCAACCCACCCAATCCGTCTTGGTCTAGCCCTCAACTTCTCTGTCTTCTACTATGAGATTATGAATTCTCCTGAGAGGTATCAATTTACATCTGTTATCTGATTATTTTCGTTGAAGTAACTCCTGAGATGTTTGTTGTTATCGGATACTTGTAGGGCTTGCCATTTGGCTAAACAAGCATTTGATGAGGCAATTGCAGAGTTGGACACCTTGAGTGAGGAGTCATACAAGGACAGCACCCTTATCATGCAATTGTTGAGAGACAACCTCACTCTCTGGACCTCTGATTTGCCTGAAGACGGAGGTACAGCATACCTCGATGCCTGATTAACATGCATTTACCGTTTTCAGAAAAACCCTAATCAAAATTGCCAAGCAACACACGTTTACAATATTAATCCTTCCTAATTCCAAACAATATAAAGGaactttccttttcaacttACTGTACATTTAGAAAGGCTTCGAAAGACTTCTGTTTATCTTCAGCTCCTCTTTGTATGAATGTGAAACAACAACGGGCATGCTGTTGGTGAATGGATACAGGTATCAAAAACTGTATGAACTTTTAGGGTAGTATGTGACTGAAAGCATGCGTAGGTACACATACAAAGGTGCCTGTATCTCTGTGCAGGCACCGGCATGGTAGAAGTTTCTGTTCTGAATCACAATTCAGATGGAAGAGACTTAATGTGAAAGTGCTTTTGTGCAGGTGATGACAACTTCAAAGGTGAAGAAACCAAGCCTGCCGCCGAATCTGCAACTGCTAAGGTAAGtgctttttatctttttctttgggGCTTAATCGGTAATAATCAATCCCTACTAACTAACTGTTACTTTGGATAAAACACAGTAAATCTTGCAGCATTGATCGGGTTACCTGAAATAGCCCGGAAAACAGCAAGTAGAAAGACTTCTGCAAAACGCAaccccttagcatttctcactCAGTTTTCGCGAGGGAATTTGACTCAAGGACGtagacataatttttttacGATATTGATCCTTCTAGGTTCCAAAGAAGATTAGGATTTGATCAATTTTTCTggtcttgtttttgtttctggATTGATGGTTTTGCTACATGTTCTTTAATATAAGCTTCTTATGTTAAGCAATAGactttttatcttctttttacTTTTACAGTCCCCTTGCTTGTCTTGCAAGTTTGAGATAAACTTGACTTTtccaatataatatatattttgttaacGATGGTGAGCATTGTCACTTCATTATTTGAGATTGAATAAGTCTGATTTAATTTACCCGCTACTTGAATTTTTTAAGCTTGTTCAAACTTGAATTATTGTGATGGCGATGCTCACTATCAATAACAAGAGCGAGTAAATGCGTTCTCGCCAAAGCCGGCAAAGATTTCGCCCGTGGACCGAGGGGACGAACACGCTGACCGCAAAGAATTGCAAGACAGAATTGCCGCCAAAAGTTTCTATATAGAACAGTAGAAACGGAGGAATTTTATGCACTATAAGCCAAGAGTACGTTATTAGCAATCCAAAAATTTCAATCTACACTCCTTagaagtgtatttttctttctaattccAAAAAAATTGGAGTGCAaaatcagattttttttaatgccaataacaattccgtTTATATACCTTTTCAAAACTGTGAAGCAACATCAACATCCACTGCTGAGGTATAACCCTCAAATGCTAATTAAGATTTTCAATCAAGTTCATACATATTAGCTAAAACCACCCTGACATTGTATGGTCACGGAAAAAGACTGGATGACCGGCATCGTATAACATTAGAGCAAACACAATACGTTTGAACGAGATATAATTCTATACAAAAATAATCAGTTATGGTTCTTCCTTGACGAAGAAATTTTGAGGCAGGCAAAACTCTTCCTCGCGATTCAGGAAATCCATCTCCTCGTCGTCTGGTTTCTGAAATTCAaggaaaaaatggtaaaatatGTAGATTTCAGTAAGTCTAAAGAGGAACAAGAGATATACACATAATTAGTCCCTTGGGACCATTTGAATGTTTCATTAGAAGTAATTTCAGTAGTTGTTTATCTCAAGTCTCACATATGTTTCCTCAAGCCTACCCTTTCACCGAATGTATGCCTCGAACTCGAATAATGCAGCTATTTAGTACCTATTCACCTATAATGCAGTGCAGAGATGAGCGTATATTTTGTATTTCTAGAGTTGTTTTACCAAAATATGAAGCTTCTAGTTATTTTACATCCATATTCTGCACGTGGCGCTGTGAATGTTCAGTGTTGATTACCGATGAACATGGATATTTAAGTTTAAAAGTTCCATCATAAGATAAAGAGCACAGAAATATGGAAAAACTGAATGATAAAATTAGATACCAGCATTTCCAAGTTGTAGAACCTCTCTAGCAATTGCAGAACCTCATCAGCAGAGAAGTGTCGATCAAAGCTGTGAAAACAACACAACAATGAGTAAGGCTATGCATCAGAAATTGGAAGCTTTTTAGAATAACTAATATAAACCAATAAACAGAAACGTGAAGTGGGACAAACCTTCTTCGAAGAAATTCCATTAAACCATAAAGCACGAAATGACGGTGTATGCCTGCGCCCAAACAAGTAGCAGATTGCTCATATATGTACTTTGCTTGCTTGTATATTTCCAAATAACATGATAATGTAAGAACAAAAATGGAAGAATTATGCTAGGGCGACTAATCATAGTATCCCTCAAAAAGTCACTCGCGGGTGTGTGGCCGACTAATCCTAGTATTCCACAAACAGTCACTCGCGAGTGTGTGGGCGACTAATCCTAGTATTCCACAAACAGTCACTCGCGGGTGTGTGGGCGACTAATCCTAGTATTCCACAAACAGTCACTCGCGGGTGTGTGGGCAACTAATCCTAGCATTCCCCAAAATGGAAACGGTATTGTATTATTGCCTAATTAATCACCCGTCGTGCATTAATGTTGATTCAGAACAGAAACTTCTATATTGAAGTTTTTTACTCCAATATAGAACAGATGGAATGTTGATTTATTATAACTCCCCTTATATTGACTTGAACCATCAGATTCGAAGTTCAGATTTGGTAAAAAATTACAACTATATTTCTGAATTTTTCCTaccaccacaaaaaaaaaaagaaaaaagaaaaaaagatgacTTCTTTGCATTTTCTGGGTGAAAAATTCTCCATACGAAGATTAAAGATGCTAATTAACCACCCGTTTTACAATCAAAATTGATAACTTACATAAAATTGTCACCTATATAACAAACCAAAACTGGAAATCCAAAGATAATAAACTGAAATATGAGCATTAATTAGAGAAAACCTGCCTTGTAATTTTCCGGGAGGGTAAATTTCAAGAGCTTCTAACAGTCTGAGCTCCAATTCAACCTGTGATTGGTCCTATTACATTCACCatcaaatttaaaaccaaataaaatcaacatgtatgtgtgtgtgtgtaatctagagagagagagagagagagatagagagaggagagagagggaccTTTGGGAGAGAAGAAGCAGAGGAAGGGGGAGGTTTGCAAGGAGAGTGTACGGACATGCCGTcttgttcctcttcttctctgCCTTTGCCACCACTCCTTTCCATTTTAATTCAATcgattttatataattattttttgaacaTGAAGAAATCTAACAAATTTTGAAACATTCAATAGGAATACTGAATTTGGAAAGTGAAAGTGAAAGCGAAAGCAGATTACGTTCtgtttttttcactttttttttgcTAGGTTTTCCTTTTTGATCCAAAACGCTCTCTGGAAATTGAAGTGGCcttgtttttgggcttttggagtAAAGCCCAAGTTTGTCCTggtctttttgttgactttattCGTTTGAGTTACTGATTTGAACTTAAGCCCAAAATAAGTAAATTATTAGATAATGCGACATCCTAAATCGTTCTAATTTATAATAATGTATGTATGCGTGGTGTGTTTGTGAGAGCgtggggaaagaaaaaaaaagaggggctCGCTGCTGTATTGAAGTTTTTTACTAATTTACGGTGAGAAAGACTGAAACTTCGATTTAGAAGAAAATCATTCACTACTTCAATTAACTGACCTAATATTAGGATCATGATgccaataaaaagaaaattgagttgTACACGTATAATGTGTATGCCGGTTGCTATTTTTTCTAATAAGATAACGAATGACTAGATTTAAGTACTGAGGTCTAAACAGTAActaactttttaatttttctaataaGATAACGAACGACTAGATTTAAGTATTGAGGTCTAAACCGttacaaaaaaagaaattatatcGTTACAAATATGGGGTATTCAATACGCGGTGCATTGTAACCACCTTGTTACCCTTCGTGGAATTCATAAGATCTTAAGTAATAAAACGTTAATAgttttccaaaacaaaaaaagtaataaaacgtTAATTTTGGCTAGTATTTGATTTGTATTAATCAATTTCATCCCTTGCctctttaatttttctattattttaagGTGGGATAAGTTTGTTTTATACAAACGCCATATACTTTGGTGAAAAACATACATCAATTTAGCTCAAACATACTCCTCAACAATCTTAACGTAAATTTGATTAAACCTAGTGAAATTTAAGCACAATCGAGCATGAACATTGAGTTCAGAGAATTAAGCAACGTAAAATGAATTTCAGGAAGTAAA
This Pyrus communis chromosome 6, drPyrComm1.1, whole genome shotgun sequence DNA region includes the following protein-coding sequences:
- the LOC137737844 gene encoding 14-3-3-like protein GF14 iota — its product is MSSPEKERESQVYMAKLAEQAERYEEMVECMKKVAKLDLELTVEERNLLSVGYKNVIGARRASWRIMSSIEQKEESKGNEHNVKLIKAYRVKVEEELSKICNDILSIIDKHLIPSSNSGEATVFYYKMKGDYYRYLSEFKTDQDKKEAADQSLKGYEAASATANTDLPSTHPIRLGLALNFSVFYYEIMNSPERACHLAKQAFDEAIAELDTLSEESYKDSTLIMQLLRDNLTLWTSDLPEDGGDDNFKGEETKPAAESATAK
- the LOC137738286 gene encoding uncharacterized protein isoform X1 is translated as MERSGGKGREEEEQDGMSVHSPCKPPPSSASSLPKDQSQVELELRLLEALEIYPPGKLQGIHRHFVLYGLMEFLRRSFDRHFSADEVLQLLERFYNLEMLKPDDEEMDFLNREEEFCLPQNFFVKEEP
- the LOC137738286 gene encoding uncharacterized protein isoform X2, which encodes MERSGGKGREEEEQDGMSVHSPCKPPPSSASSLPKVELELRLLEALEIYPPGKLQGIHRHFVLYGLMEFLRRSFDRHFSADEVLQLLERFYNLEMLKPDDEEMDFLNREEEFCLPQNFFVKEEP